Within Pseudomonas sp. LBUM920, the genomic segment CTTGGCCGGGCGTGCGCCGTTCTCGTACTTTCCGCTGAGCATGCCGAACGCCAGGGGCGAATACGCCAGCAGCCCGCACTGTTCACGAATCGCCACTTCCGCCAGGCCCACTTCAAAGCTGCGGTTGAGCAGGTTGTAAGGGTTCTGGATCGACACCGCGCGGGTCCAGCCGCGGGCCTCGGCCAGGGCGAGGAACTTCATGGTGCCCCATGGGGTTTCGTTGGACAGGCCGATGTGGCGGATCTTGCCGGCTTTTACCTGCTCGTCCAGTGCTTCGAGGGTTTCTTCCAGCGGGGTGAGGTCGTCTTCGTCCTTGTGCTTGTAGCTCAGTTGGCCGAAGAAGTTGGTGCTGCGTTCCGGCCAGTGCAGCTGGTAGAGGTCGATCCAGTCGGTTTGCAGGCGCTTGAGGCTGGCGTCCAGTGCTTCGACAATGTGCTTGCGGTTGTGGCGCAGGTGGCCATCGCGGATGTAGTCGATGGTGTTGCCGGGGCCGGCGATCTTGCTGGCGAGGATCCAGTCGGCACGGTCGCCGCGGCTTTTGAAGTAATTACCGATGTAACGCTCGGTGGTGGCATAGGTGTCGGCCTTGGGCGGCACCGGGTACATTTCCGCCGTGTCGAGGAAGTTGATCCCCGCGGCCTTGGCCCGTTCGATCTGCGCGAAGGCCTCTGCCTCGCTGTTCTGCTCACCCCAGGTCATGGTGCCCAAGGCTATCGCGCTTACGTTCAGATCGGTTCGGCCCAGCTGTCGATAATCCATCGGGTACTCCTTCGGGGAAAACAATCATAAAAGCAGGTTGAATTTTTTTTCGCAATCTGCATAATTGCCCACCTCTTTCTGCAGTGGAAGTGATGCGCCGCCTGCCGAAGAATCTTGCCGTTGAACGGACGCGCCGACCCGAGCCCCCGATAGCGTCTGTATCCGGCTGCCTTTGACTTGTCAAAGTACGCACTATTCAGTAAGATCCGCCGTCTAATTTACAGGGCGGCCCCTGAGGCTATTAAAGAATGACAACTTTTACTGCAAAACCGGAAACAGTTCAGCGCGACTGGTTTGTCGTCGACGCCGCTGGTCAGACCCTGGGTCGTCTGGCCACTGAAGTCGCCAGCCGTCTGCGTGGCAAGCACAAGCCTGAGTACACCCCTCACGTTGACACCGGTGACTACATCGTGATCATCAACGCTGAGCAGGTACGTGTTACCGGCAACAAAGCGCAAGACAAAATGTACTACCGTCACTCCGGTTTCCCAGGCGGTATCAAGTCTTCGAACTTTGAAGGCCTGATTTCCAAGAAGCCTGAAGCACCGATCGAAATCGCGGTCAAAGGCATGCTGCCGAAGGGCCCACTGGGTCGCGATATGTTTCGCAAGCTGAAAGTCTATGCGGGCGCTGTACACCCTCATGCTGCTCAGCAGCCCCAAGAACTGAAGTTTTAACGGAATAGTTCATTATGTCGGCGACTCAAAATTACGGCACTGGCCGTCGCAAAACCGCAACCGCACGCGTTTTCCTGCGTCCGGGCACTGGTAACATCTCGATCAACAACCGCACTCTGGACAACTTCTTCGGTCGCGAAACTGCCCGCATGGTAGTTCGTCAGCCGCTGGAACTGACCGAGACTGTTGAAAAGTTCGACATCTACGTCACCGTTATCGGTGGCGGTGTAAGTGGTCAAGCTGGCGCAATCCGCCACGGTATCACTCGCGCTCTGATGCAGTACGACGAAACCCTGCGTGGCGCACTGCGCAAAGCTGGCTTCGTAACTCGCGATGCTCGTGAAGTTGAACGTAAGAAAGTCGGTCTGCGTAAAGCGCGTAAGCGTCCGCAGTACTCGAAGCGTTAATTCGCTTTACGTTCCACAAAAACGCCCAACTCCTCACGGAGCTGGGCGTTTTTTATTGCCTGCGATTTATGCACAAATTTCGCCGTGACAACTTGCCACATCCGTAGACCCCCTATACTACAAGGCCTGGAGAGGGAGCCCCGGGCAATTCCCTTGTCATACGTGGGGCTTTTCATTACCATTCGGCAAAATTTTTATAAGTAAAGATTCAACACTTAGTAGACGCCTGATTTAACAGGCCAAAAAGCTGATGGGAGAGGACTGAATGAGCAATGACGGCGTGAATGCAGGCCGGCGTCGCTTCTTGGTAGCAGCCACATCCGTGGTGGGTGCTGCAGGAGCGGTGGGGGCTGCGGTCCCGTTCGTGGGGTCATGGTTTCCCAGTGCCAAGGCGAAAGCCGCAGGTGCACCGGTGAAGGTGAATGTCAGCAAGATCGACCCAGGCCAGCAGATGATTGCTGAGTGGCGCGGTCAGCCGGTCTTCATCGTTCGTCGTACTGAGGAAATCCTGGGGAATCTGAAAAAAATCGAAGGTCAGCTGTCTGATCCCGACTCGAAGAATTCCGACCAACCCGCCTACGTCGATAAGGAAATCCGTTCGATCAAGCCAGAGATTCTACTGCTGATCGGTATCTGCACCCACCTCGGCTGCTCGCCTACCTTCCGCCCTGAAGTTGCTCCTGCCGACCTGGGCAAAGACTGGGTGGGTGGTTACTTCTGCCCTTGCCATGGCTCTCACTACGACCTGGCCGGCCGCGTCTACAAGTCACAACCCGCACCACTGAACCTGCCAGTTCCGCCACATCACTACGAGACTGACAGTGTCATTGTCATTGGCGTCGACGAGGGGGAGAAAGCCTGATGAGCAAGTTCATGGATTGGGTGGATGCGCGCTTCCCCGCTACCAAAATGTGGGAAGACCATCTCAGCAAATATTACGCACCAAAAAACTTCAACTTCTTCTACTTCTTCGGCTCCCTGGCACTGTTGGTGCTGGTCAACCAACTCGTCACCGGCGTCTGGCTGACGATGAGCTACACACCCTCGGCTGAAGAGGCCTTTGCGTCCGTTGAAGGGATCATGCGCGACGTCGAGTACGGCTCGATCCTGCGCTTGCTTCACTCCACCGGCGCCTCGGCGTTCTTCATCGTGGTCTACATGCACATGTTCCGTGGCTTGCTCTACGGGTCATACCAAAAACCCCGCGAGCTGGTGTGGGTGTTTGGCATGCTGATCTATCTGGCGCTGATGGCCGAGGCCTTCATGGGTTACCTGCTGCCATGGGGTCAGATGTCGTACTGGGGCGCTCAGGTGATTATCTCGCTGTTCGGCGCGATCCCGGTCATCGGCAACGACCTGACCCAGTGGATTCGTGGTGACTACCTGATCTCCGGCATCACCTTGAACCGCTTCTTCGCCTTGCACGTTGTGGCCCTGCCGATCGTGATTCTGGGCCTGGTGGTGCTGCATATCCTGGCGCTGCACGAAGTGGGGTCGAACAACCCCGATGGCGTCGACATCAAGAAGCATAAAGACGAAAACGGCATCCCGCTGGACGGCATTCCGTTCCACCCGTACTACACCGTCAAAGACATTGTCGGCGTGGTGGTGTTCTTGTTCATCTTCTGCTCGATCGTGTTCTTTTTCCCGGAGATGGGCGGGTATTTCCTCGAGAAGCCTAACTTCGAACAGGCCAACGCCTTCAAGACGCCTGAGCACATTGCACCGGTCTGGTACTTCACGCCGTTCTACGCGATCTTGCGGGCGATTCCAGACAAGCTCATGGGCGTTGTTGCCATGGGTGCGTCGATTGCGCTGTTGTTCGTCCTGCCGTGGCTTGACCGCAGCCCGGTCAAGTCGATGCGCTACAAAGGATGGTTGAGCCGAATCTGGCTGGTGGTGTTCTGCATCGCCTTCATGCTGCTGGGCTGGACCGGCGTCCAGGCACCGACGCCTTCGCTGACGTTGCTGTCGCAGGTCTGCACCTTCCTGTACTTCGCCTACTTCATTCTGATGCCGTTCTACACCCGGCTCGAGAAGACCAAACCGGTTCCGGAAAGGGTGACTGGCTGATGAAAAAGTTATTCGTTGCTTTGATGCTTGCGGCACTGCCGCTACTGTCCTTCGCGGCCGAGCATGGCCCGGAACTGGAAAAAGTCGATATCGACGTCTCTGACAAAGCTGCAATGCAAGATGGTGCGCGTACCTTCGCCAACTACTGCATGGGCTGCCACAGTGCCAAGTTCCAGCGCTATGAGCGGGTTGCCGATGACCTCGGTATCCCGCATGAGCTGATGCTGGAGAAACTGGTGTTCACCGGCGCCAAGATTGGCGACCACATGAACATCGGCATGCAGCCTGCCGACGCCAAGGCCTGGTTCGGTGCCGCACCGCCTGACCTGACCCTGGTGGCGCGCGTGCGGGGTACCGATTGGCTGTACGGCTACCTTAAATCCTTCTACGAAGACCCGACGCGCCCTTGGGGTGTGAACAACAAAGTCTTCCCGAACGTCGGTATGCCTAACGTTCTGGTCGGCCTGCAGGGTCGCCAAGTGGTAGGATGCAAGCAGGTTCAGGTCGTTGAAGACGGCAAGAAGCAATATGATCCGTTGACCGGCACGCCTCTGACGCATGAAGCGTGTGATCAACTGACCATAGTGCCCAAGACCGGTACGCTGAACGAAGAGCAGTTTGACGAGAAGGTCAAGAATCTGGTGACCTTCCTGGCCTACTCGGCCAACCCGGTCAAACTGCAACATCAGCGCATCGGTACCTATGTATTGCTGTACCTGGCCTTCTTCTTCGTATTCGCCTATCTGCTTAAACGCGAATACTGGAAGGATGTGCATTGATCCAACCGTAAGCAATTGCTGTTAATCTTGCGCGCCCAGCGGCATCTCTGAACACGTAGCGGTCTGGTTGAACCAGGCACTACAGAGATGCTTTCTGGGCGCGCTCGTTTTTGAGCTTTCGATAATTTCAACAAGCGAGGAGGACCGCCATGGGCGTGACCAACCGGTTGGCCTGTTACTCCGACCCCGCCGACCACTATTCCCACCGAGTACGCATCGTGCTCGCAGAGAAGGGTGTCAGCGCCGAGATCATCAGTGTGGAGGTGGGACGTCATCCGCCGAAACTGATCGAAGTGAACCCTTACGGCAGCTTGCCCACCCTGGTCGATCGTGACCTGGCGTTGTGGGAGTCAACCGTGGTGATGGAATACCTGGATGAGCGTTACCCGCATCCCCCTTTGCTGCCGGTGTACCCGGTGGCGCGTGCCAACAGCCGCCTGCTGATCCATCGGATCCAGCGTGACTGGTGCGGGCTGGTGGATGTGATTCTGGATTCACGCAGTAAAGAAGCCGTTCGGGTGCAGGCGCGCAAGGAATTGCGTGAGAGCCTGACCGGCGTTTCGCCGCTGTTCGCCGACAAACCTTTTTTCCTCAGCGAGGAACAAAGCTTGGTGGATTGCTGCCTATTACCCATACTCTGGCGCTTGCCGATCCTGGGCATTGAACTGCCACGGCCGGCCAAGCCGTTGCTTGATTACATGGAGCGCCAGTTTGCGCGTGAGGCTTTCCAGGCGAGTCTGTCTGGTGTCGAACGCGATATGCGCTAAGGCTTAAGGAGCCGCTGATGAACTCCAGTCGACCCTATTTGGTCCGCGCGCTCTATGAGTGGATTGTGGACAACGATTGCACCCCGCACATGCTGGTCAACTCCGAATTTCCCAAGGTTGACGTGCCTCAAGGCTTTGCCAGTGACGGCCAGATTGTGCTGAACGTATCACCCAGTGCCGTGCGCCACCTGCACATGGACAACGAGGCTGTCAGCTTCGAAGGGCGTTTCGGCGGCGTGCCCCATACGCTGTTCGTGCCGATTGGCGCGATTCTCGGGATCTATGCCCGTGAGAATGGCCAAGGCATGGTGTTCGATCTGGAGTCGCCTTTCGAGGACGACGAATCGATCGAAGGCGAAGGCGGTGATGATGTACCACCACCAGACTCCGAGCCACCGCGTCCAAGCGGCCGGCCGAGCCTGAAAGTGGTGAAGTAAGCGGCTTTCACCCTCGGGTGAGCCTGAAAAATGCCTCGACACGCGTCGGGGCATTTTTTTGCGCGAAGGATGTGGATGAAAGTCGCGACACAACGGTGATCGTACAACCGCCATGGGCTATGATGCGGGCTCAAGTTCGCCGAGAAAGATGGATCATCATGGAAAACGCCAACACCGCCCCTCGTCTTCCCCGCAAGCGCCGCAGCCTTGCCCAGGAATTGGTCACGGTGTTGTCTGAGCAGATCCGCGACGGTCAACTCAAACGTGGCGATAAGTTGCCCACCGAGTCGGCAATCATGGAAGCCCATGGCGTCAGTCGTACGGTCGTGCGTGAAGCCATCTCACGTTTACAGGCGGCGGGGCAGGTGGAAACCCGTCACGGTATCGGCACCTTTGTGTTGGACACGCCAAGCCCGAGCGGTTTCCGGATTGACCCGGCCACGGTGGTCACGCTGCGCGATGTGTTGGCGATTCTGGAGCTGCGGATCAGCCTGGAAGTGGAATCCGCCGGCCTTGCCGCGTTACGTCGCAGCGACGAGCAACTGGCCGCCATGCGTGCGGCGCTCGATGCCCTGAATGAAAGCGCTGCCCACGCCGGCGATGCGGTGGCGTCAGATTTCGCGTTCCACCTGGAAATTGCGCTGTCCACCGGCAACCGCTACTTCACCGACATCATGACCCACCTGGGCACCAGCATCATTCCGCGTACACGCCTGAATTCAGCACGCCTGGCCCATGACGATCAGCAGCACTACATGGGCCGCCTGAGCCGCGAGCACGAAGAGATTTATGAGGCAATTGCCCGTCAGGATTCGGACGCGGCACGCGCCGCCATGCGCTTGCATTTGACCAACAGCCGAGAGCGACTGCGCCATGCCCACGAAGAGGCAGAAGCGCAGCGCGGCTAACCGGGCAACCGAGTGGTGTCGGGAGTCAATCGAGCCAAGTGTGGGAGCGGGCTTGCTCGCGAATGCGGTGTGTCAGTCTGCACATGCATCAACTGAAAAAACGCCTTCGCGAGCAAGCTCGTTCCCACATCTTGATCTCCTTGGCCTGGAGTTTTGCGTCTACTTAATCAGCCGGCTGATTGGGCTTGTAGTCCTTGAGCAACAGGTAGGTGCTCCAACCCCACCAATCATTGGTCCAGTGTTTGTCGTTCAGGTCATTCACGTCCTTGCGGCGCAGCACCTTGTCGCCTTCCATCTTGAACAGCGGCGAAAAGTTATTCGCCGGGTTCTGTGCGGCGTTCAAATCCGGCACATACAGCGGCGCCTTGAAGTTGGCCGGGGAGGGCGCCACACCGCTGATGAAGGTCTCGAAGACCTCATCGGCGGAGGCCTGTACCGCACGTTTGACCATCGCCCGATTGTCCGCGTCGATGGCATCGAAATAGCGTTTATCCCCATAGGCGTGCCATTGATCGCCCTTGGCGTTGCGCACCTTGAGCCCGAACTTGCTGTCCTCATCGTGCATGAAGCGGCTGATCAGCGAGCCCAGTTCGCCAGGCGTCACCACCGCCGCCAATTGCTTGCGCGGCACGCGCAGGTGGCCAGCGGAAAACAGGTCGGTCAAAAAGTGATCAGCAAAGCCGTTCATGGCGTAGGCCAATTCCAGTGCCTGATCGGTGCCGGTTTGATGGGCCACGACCGCCTGTTGCAGTGCCGCCGTATGGCCAGCCAAATACGCTGACAGCGCCCATTCGCCAAAGTGGTCAGCGTTATCTGCGGCCAATTTCAGGTAGCGCCCCAGCGGAATCAATGCCGAAACGGCACTGCCGCCGCCAGTGATGCGGTTCCATTCCTCGGACAACGTATCACCCAGCGCGTCATAGGCTTCATGCGGTTGTTTGCCGTCCTTGATCGCCTGGTTCACTGCGTTGATCTCCTTTTGCATCACCGCAAGAATTTTCCCGGCCTCTTCCCGCGAGGCTGGCAACACCGCCAGCGAATTGAACGCTGCAGTAAAGCGCTGCGCGCGATCGGCCGCGGACGCGCCGTCGCTGATCGGCTGGCCAGGAATGCCATAGAAGTCGCCGCCCAGTGCGATCACCTGGCCATAGGTGAGTGCCAGCCCGTTGGGCAGGTGCAACTCGACCTGGTGTGCGGGAATCGCCGGGGCGTCCTTGACGAAACGCAACAGCGTGTCATCGCCGATGGCAGTGTGCTCACCGCCTTCGAAGCGCAGGGTAGGTGGGTTTTTCTCGGGTGCTGCGAGTTCAAGACCTGACATGTTAGCTCCTTGCTATGTCGTAGGAATCTTCCGTAATAACTGTATGTATATACAGTTAATCGGAGCATAGAGGATTAATTTCCCACGTCAAGAAACCGCGTTTAAACGCAGGGCCGCATGAAGCCCGATGAATTGCAGTTGACGAATCCTTTTATAGTTGTACGATGACGTACGACATCAACAAACCAACAATAACCTTTCGACAGAAAGTCTTCGCCCAGGGTGTTCGAATAATGAATCCACAAGAACTGAAGTCCATCCTCTCCCACGGTCTGCTGTCTTTTCCCGTGACCGATTTCAATGCGCAGGGTGACTTCCACCAGGCCGGCTACATCAAGCGTCTGGAATGGCTCGCCCCGTACGGCGCTACCGCCTTGTTCGCCGCCGGCGGCACCGGTGAGTTTTTCTCCCTGGCTGCCAGCGAATATTCCCAAGTGGTGAAGACCGCTGTTGATACCTGCGCCACCAGCGTGCCGATTCTTGCTGGTGTGGGTGGTTCGACCCGCCAGGCCATCGAGTACGCCCAAGAGGCTGAACGCCTCGGTGCCAAAGGCTTGCTGTTGCTGCCGCACTACCTGACCGAAGCCAGCCAGGACGGCGTCGCCGCCCACGTGGAAGCGGTGTGCAAGTCGGTCAAGATCGGCGTGGTGGTCTACAACCGCAACGTTTGCCGCCTGACTGCGCCTCTGCTGGAACGCCTGGCTGAACGCTGCCCGAACCTGATCGGCTACAAAGACGGTCTGGGTGACATTGAGTTGATGGTGTCGATCCGCCGTCGCCTGGGTGACCGTTTCAGCTATCTCGGCGGCCTGCCGACTGCAGAGGTTTACGCCGCTGCCTACAAGGCCCTGGGCGTGCCGGTGTACTCCTCGGCGGTGTTCAACTTCATCCCGAAAACCGCGATGGACTTCTACCACGCGATTGCCAAGGACGATCACGCCACCGTCGGCAAGATCATCGACAACTTCTTCCTGCCTTACCTCGACATCCGCAACCGTAAGGCGGGTTACGCCGTGAGCATCGTCAAGGCCGGTGCAAAAATCGCCGGCTACGACGCAGGCCCGGTGCGCACGCCGCTGACCGACCTGCTGCCGGAAGAATACGAAGCCCTGGCCGCGCTGATCGACAAGCAAGGTCCGCAGTAACTCATCAACAAGGCCGCTGAGAGATCAGCGGCCTTTTGCGTCAGGAGAAGATTTGTGTCCCAAGCCAAACGTTTTGAGAACTACATCAACGGCGAGTGGGTGGCCGGTGCCGACTACTGCAACAACATCAACCCGTCGGAGTTGTCCGATGTCATTGGCGAATACGCCAAAGCCGACGTAGCCCAAGTCAACGCCGCCATCGATGCCGCCCGCGCCGCCTTCCCGGCCTGGTCGACCTCCGGCATCCAGGCTCGCCACGATGCGCTGGATAAAGTCGGCAGTGAAATCCTCGCCCGCCGTGAAGAACTCGGCACCTTGCTGGCCCGTGAAGAGGGCAAGACCCTGCCCGAAGCCATCGGCGAAGTGACCCGCGCTGGTAACATTTTCAAGTTCTTCGCCGGTGAATGCCTGCGCCTGTCCGGTGACTACGTGCCATCGGTGCGCCCAGGCGTCAATGTGGAAGTCACCCGCGAAGCCCTGGGTGTGGTCGGCTTGATCACCCCGTGGAACTTCCCGATTGCGATCCCCGCCTGGAAAATCGCCCCGGCCCTGGCCTACGGCAACTGCGTGGTGATCAAACCGGCCGAACTGGTGCCGGGCTGCGCCTGGGCGCTGGCCGAAATCATTTCCCGCGCCGGCTTCCCTGCCGGTGTGTTCAACCTGGTGATGGGCAGCGGCCGTGTGGTTGGCGACGTGTTGGTCAACAGCCCGAAAGTCGACGGTATCAGCTTTACCGGTTCGGTCGGCGTGGGCCGTCAGATCGCCGTCAGCTGCGTGTCGCGCCAGGCCAAAGTGCAGTTGGAAATGGGCGGCAAGAACCCGCAGATCATCCTCGACGACGCCGACCTCAAGCAGGCCGTCGAGCTGTCGGTACAGAGCGCGTTCTACTCCACCGGCCAGCGTTGCACTGCCTCCAGCCGCTTGATCGTCACCGCCGGTATCCATGACCAGTTCGTTGCGGCCATGGCCGAGCGCATGAAGTCGATCAAAGTCGGCCACGCGTTGAAAAGCGGCACCGACATCGGCCCGGTGGTTTCCCAGGCCCAGTTGGACCAGGACATGAAGTACATCGACATCGGCCAAAGCGAAGGTGCGCGGCTGGTCAGCGGTGGCGGCCTGGTGACCTGCGACACCGAAGGCTACTACCTGGCGCCGACGCTGTTTGCCGACAGCGAAGCCGCCATGCGCATCAGCCGTGAAGAGATCTTCGGCCCAGTAGCCAACGTGGTGCGCGTAGCAGATTACGAGGCGGCGCTGGACATGGCCAACGACACCGAATTCGGCCTGTCGGCGGGCATTGCCACCACCTCGCTCAAGTACGCCAACCACTTCAAGCGCCACTCCCAGGCCGGGATGGTGATGGTCAACCTGCCGACTGCCGGTGTGGATTACCACGTGCCGTTCGGTGGCCGTAAGGGCTCCTCGTATGGTTCGCGCGAGCAAGGTCGCTATGCGCAAGAGTTCTACACCGTGGTGAAGACCAGCTACATCGGTTCGTAACACGTAACACCTGTGGGAACCGGCTTGTGTGGGAGCTGGCTCGCCTGCGATAGCGGTACATCAGTCACAGAGATGTGGACCGATACACCGCCATCGCAGGCAAGCCAGCTCTCACAGAAAGCGGTTCCTGCACTTAAAACAGAAATGCTTACCCGCAAAAAAAATAATTAGTGGGAGTACATCTTCATGCAAGCGACCAAGCCGACCCACGTCCGCTATTTGATCCTGCTCATGCTGTTTCTGGTGACCACGATCAACTACGCCGACCGGGCCACTATCGCCATCGCCGGCTCCAGCCTGCAAAAAGACCTCGGTATCAGCGCGGTCACCCTCGGTTATATCTTCTCCGCATTCGGTTGGGCCTACGTGGCCGGGCAAATCCCCGGCGGCTGGCTGCTGGACCGGTTCGGCTCGAAAAAAGTCTATGCCCTGAGCATCTTCACCTGGTCGCTGTTCACCATCCTGCAAGGCTATGTCGGTGAGTTTGGCGTCTCCACCGCGATCGTCGCGCTGTTTATGCTGCGCTTTCTGGTGGGCTTGGCGGAAGCGCCGTCATTCCCCGGTAATGCGCGCATCGTGGCCGGTTGGTTCCCCACCGCCGAACGCGGTACGGCCTCGGCGATTTTCAACTCGGCGCAGTACTTCGCCACGGTGCTGTTCGCGCCGCTGATGGGCTGGATCGTCTACACCTTCGGCTGGCAGCACGTGTTTATCGTGATGGGCGGGATTGGCGTGCTGTTCTCGCTGATCTGGCTGAAAATTATCCACAGCCCGCGCCAGCACCCGATGATCAACGACGCTGAACTCAAGTACATCTCCGAGAACGGTGCGATGGTCGACATGGACCAGGAAAAGACCAAGGGCCAGAAAACCGACGGTCCGAAGTGGGACTACATCCGCCAGCTGCTGACCAATCGCATGATGCTCGGTGTGTACCTGGGCCAGTACTGCATCAATGGCATCACCTATTTCTTCCTGACCTGGTTCCCGGTGTACCTGGTGCAGGAGCGTGGCATGACCATCCTCAAGGCGGGCTTCATTGCCTCGTTGCCGGCCATCTGCGGGTTTATCGGTGGGGTGTTGGGTGGTTTGATTTCCGATTACCTGCTGCGCAAAGGCCATTCCCTGACGTTTGCGCGCAAGGCGCCGATCATTGGCGGGTTGCTGGTGTCGTGCAGCATCGTGGCGTGCAACTACGTGGATATCGAATGGATGGTGGTGGGCTTCATGGCGTTGGCCTTCTTCGGTAAGGGCGTTGGCGCACTGGGTTGGGCGGTAGTGTCTGACACCTCACCGAAACAAATCGCCGGCCTCAGTGGCGGTCTGTTCAATATGTTTGGCAACCTGGCCTCCATCAGCACACCAATTGTGATCGGCTACATCATTGCCACCACTGGCTCGTTCAAGTGGGCCCTGGTGTTCGTCGGCGCCAACGCCTTGCTGGCAGTGTTCAGCTACTTGGTGATCGTCGGCCCGATCAAGCGTGTGGTACTCAAAGAACCGCCCAGCAGCAAAGGGCCTGAGCTGACCCAACTTACCCAAGCGCATTCCTGAGGGGCGATGTAATGCAGTTGATTGAACATGCCGACTCGCCGCGCTCGATCCGTTTGCACGAGCGCGACAACGTAGTGATCGTGGTCAACGATCAAGGCGTACCGGCCGGGACCGAGTTCCCGGACGGCCTGGTGACCGTGGATTTCATTCCGCAGAGCCACAAGGTGACGCTGGAAGATATCCCCGAAGGCGGTCAGATTATTCGCTACGGGCAGACCATTGGTTACGCCCTGGCGCCGATTCCACGTGGCAGCTGGGTGCAGGAAGATCAACTGCGCATGCCCACCGCGCCGCCGCTGGACAGCCTGCCGCTGTCCACCGAGGTGCCTGAAACCCAGGCGCCGCTGGAAGGCTTTACGTTTGAGGGTTACCGCAACGCCGACGGCACCGTGGGCACGCGCAATATTCTGGGCATCACCACCACGGTGCAGTGCGTCACCGGTGTGTTGGACCATGCGGTCAAGCGCATCAAGGATGAATTGCTGCCCAAATACCCGAATGTCGATGACGTGGTGGCGCTGACCCACAGCTACGGCTGCGGCGTGGCGATCACTGCGACGGATGCGTACATCCCGATCCGCACCGTGCGCAACCTGGCGCGCAACCCGAACCTGGGCGGCGAAGCGCTGGTGATCAGCCTGGGCTGCGAGAAGCTGCAGGCCGGGCAGGTGATGCACGACAACGACAGCTCCGTCGACTTGAGCGAGCCGTGGCTGTATCGGCTGCAGGATTCCAGCCATGGCTTTACCGAGATGATCGAGCAGATCATGGCGCTGGCCGAAGTGCGCTTGAAGAAACTCGACCTGCGCCGCCGCGAAACCGTGCCGGCGTCGGAGCTGATCCTGGGCATGCAGTGCGGCGGCAGCGATGCGTTTTCCGGCATCACCGCCAACCCGGCGCTGGGGTTTGCCTCGGACCTGCTGTTGCGGGCCGGGGCGACGGTGATGTTTTCCGAAGTGACTGAAGTGCGTGACGCCATTTACCTGCTGACCGCTCGTGCCCAGAGCAAAGAAGTGGCCCAAGCGCTGGTCAGGGAAATGGACTGGTACGACCGCTACCTGGCCAAAGGCGAGGCGGACCGTAGCGCGAACACCACGCCGGGCAACAAGAAAGGCGGGTTGTCGAATATCGTCGAGAAGTCCCTGGGCTCCATCGTCAAGTCGGGCAGCAGCGCGATCAATGCCGTGCTTGGCCCGGGCGAGCGTTTCAAGAGCAAGGGCCTGATCTTTTGCGCCACGCCAGCCAGTGATTTCGTCTGCGGCACCTTGCAACTGGCGGCCGGGATGAACCTGCACGTGTTCACCACCGGGCGTGGCACGCCGTATGGGCTGGCGATGGCGCCGGTGGTGAAGGTCTCGACGCGTACGGAATTGGCGCAGCGCTGGCCGGACCTGATCGATATCGACGCCGGACGCATCGCCACCGGGCGTGCGAGCATTGAGGAATTGGGCTGGGAGTTGTTTCACTTCTACCTGGATGTGGCCAGCGGCAAGAAGCAGACGTGGGCGGAGCGGCATAAGCTGCATAACGACATTACGTTGTTCAACCCGGCGCCCATCACCTGAGACCGACGCGGCCCCTGTAGGAGCAGGCTGGCCGGCGAGTGCAGTGTGTCAGTCAGCC encodes:
- a CDS encoding NADP(H)-dependent aldo-keto reductase — its product is MDYRQLGRTDLNVSAIALGTMTWGEQNSEAEAFAQIERAKAAGINFLDTAEMYPVPPKADTYATTERYIGNYFKSRGDRADWILASKIAGPGNTIDYIRDGHLRHNRKHIVEALDASLKRLQTDWIDLYQLHWPERSTNFFGQLSYKHKDEDDLTPLEETLEALDEQVKAGKIRHIGLSNETPWGTMKFLALAEARGWTRAVSIQNPYNLLNRSFEVGLAEVAIREQCGLLAYSPLAFGMLSGKYENGARPAKARLTEYSRFSRYFNPQSEAACSRYVALAREHDLDPAQMALAFVTQQPFVTSNIIGATSLEQLDSNIASADLTLSKEVLEGIEAIQKDHPNPAP
- the rplM gene encoding 50S ribosomal protein L13, which translates into the protein MTTFTAKPETVQRDWFVVDAAGQTLGRLATEVASRLRGKHKPEYTPHVDTGDYIVIINAEQVRVTGNKAQDKMYYRHSGFPGGIKSSNFEGLISKKPEAPIEIAVKGMLPKGPLGRDMFRKLKVYAGAVHPHAAQQPQELKF
- the rpsI gene encoding 30S ribosomal protein S9; the protein is MSATQNYGTGRRKTATARVFLRPGTGNISINNRTLDNFFGRETARMVVRQPLELTETVEKFDIYVTVIGGGVSGQAGAIRHGITRALMQYDETLRGALRKAGFVTRDAREVERKKVGLRKARKRPQYSKR
- the petA gene encoding ubiquinol-cytochrome c reductase iron-sulfur subunit — protein: MSNDGVNAGRRRFLVAATSVVGAAGAVGAAVPFVGSWFPSAKAKAAGAPVKVNVSKIDPGQQMIAEWRGQPVFIVRRTEEILGNLKKIEGQLSDPDSKNSDQPAYVDKEIRSIKPEILLLIGICTHLGCSPTFRPEVAPADLGKDWVGGYFCPCHGSHYDLAGRVYKSQPAPLNLPVPPHHYETDSVIVIGVDEGEKA
- a CDS encoding cytochrome bc complex cytochrome b subunit, with amino-acid sequence MSKFMDWVDARFPATKMWEDHLSKYYAPKNFNFFYFFGSLALLVLVNQLVTGVWLTMSYTPSAEEAFASVEGIMRDVEYGSILRLLHSTGASAFFIVVYMHMFRGLLYGSYQKPRELVWVFGMLIYLALMAEAFMGYLLPWGQMSYWGAQVIISLFGAIPVIGNDLTQWIRGDYLISGITLNRFFALHVVALPIVILGLVVLHILALHEVGSNNPDGVDIKKHKDENGIPLDGIPFHPYYTVKDIVGVVVFLFIFCSIVFFFPEMGGYFLEKPNFEQANAFKTPEHIAPVWYFTPFYAILRAIPDKLMGVVAMGASIALLFVLPWLDRSPVKSMRYKGWLSRIWLVVFCIAFMLLGWTGVQAPTPSLTLLSQVCTFLYFAYFILMPFYTRLEKTKPVPERVTG
- a CDS encoding cytochrome c1; translation: MKKLFVALMLAALPLLSFAAEHGPELEKVDIDVSDKAAMQDGARTFANYCMGCHSAKFQRYERVADDLGIPHELMLEKLVFTGAKIGDHMNIGMQPADAKAWFGAAPPDLTLVARVRGTDWLYGYLKSFYEDPTRPWGVNNKVFPNVGMPNVLVGLQGRQVVGCKQVQVVEDGKKQYDPLTGTPLTHEACDQLTIVPKTGTLNEEQFDEKVKNLVTFLAYSANPVKLQHQRIGTYVLLYLAFFFVFAYLLKREYWKDVH
- a CDS encoding glutathione S-transferase N-terminal domain-containing protein, producing MGVTNRLACYSDPADHYSHRVRIVLAEKGVSAEIISVEVGRHPPKLIEVNPYGSLPTLVDRDLALWESTVVMEYLDERYPHPPLLPVYPVARANSRLLIHRIQRDWCGLVDVILDSRSKEAVRVQARKELRESLTGVSPLFADKPFFLSEEQSLVDCCLLPILWRLPILGIELPRPAKPLLDYMERQFAREAFQASLSGVERDMR